The Phragmites australis chromosome 13, lpPhrAust1.1, whole genome shotgun sequence DNA window AGTAGAAAATATCATGGCTGCACTGCTCCGATCCATCGCTGCCCGGGAATAGTTTGTCAAGTAGCTACTCCAGCCGGTCTAGAGCTGCCTGCCTGTCTGTCTCGATGGTTTTGGCTGGCGTGACCCGTGACCGGCTCCATGGCTTTGCTTTGCATGCCCGTGAATGCATGCGTCATAGCTCAGCTCCATCGCACCACCTGCTGCTTAGGCCTATACCTAGTTAGTAATAATAGATATGTTTTCTTCCTTCCCCCATGCATGGTTTTAACGCACGCTGTTGCAAGAAAAATCCAAGTACCTGCCTGCAATGCGCGCTGGATCACtgctttttctcttctttttgtcATTTAAGAagaaccatgcatgcatcttaAATGAATACTCGATGGGATCGGAGTTGACTACGCACGCTGGATGCAGCATGCAGAGGTCGTCGTACGACGTAGCTGCAGCCACTAATAGCCAGCTGCCAGCTGCATGCTATCAATTACTACTGGTTACCAgctgatccatccatccatcgatTTATTACCAGCGGACAGATACTACTTACTCCTTTTGATTGTAATTATAGGTTATTTTAGTCTCAtcaattattctctaaatattAGTTATTTTTAAACTTCTATGcgcttttttctcttttattcctttctttcccttatttaataaatgttatcactctcacaaatgaataagttatcttttccaatgcagaataaataaggatcaacaaggtcatttgatctactttcttaatccttgtgcataagtctaaaacgatctacatttgcaatcggagtgAGTACTTGTCAATTTAATCTGCCGCTAGCTAGCTGTTTCAATTCGATCCATCGGCCAGTTATTAAGCTAGCTAAGCATGCATCTCGATTTATtacaagaagaaagaagaagatggcaaacTGAGTATAGTTTAGCTGGTTAGGGTTTTTTTGGTAGAATTTGTTCATCCGGGTTTGAGGTTTAAATTTTGCACGGTGCtcgtatttttttattaaatccTAAAAGGAACAGTATATGCACATGTAGGTACGTTGGTCAAAATATATGATCGTGCTACGTGAGATTATACTTCTAATCTTATTTAAATATATGCTAGGATGCACTCACGTGGGTGTGAGTAATACTTGTActttaaaaaagaaagaagctcCAGCGTGCGTGCTGTGGATAGCGATCGCCCAGGAGGCCCAACTGGCCCAACCCTAACATATGTGTGCAAATTGTTTTTGGAGCTGTGTCCTGAGAATGAACGAATTGAGATCACCAGAAGAACTGATCGGATTTTGCACACAAGGTATGCATCTATAATCATCGATCTCTTATCCAATCATAggcaattatgtatttattaCTCCGATGAGTGGCCTGGTATACTCGCCATGCACCTGGTGTATATTTGCATGGATCAGCAGTAGCATGCTGCGGTTAGACGAATCGGATATActgtatgatgatgatgatatgaGAAGTGATATGTATCTAATGTTTTGTTTGACTGGCTTGGTTTAATTTAGAGAGACAGATCAGAATTAAGTAGGAATGTTTGTCTGCATCTGATTAGTTTACAGACATGGCCCGTAGGTGTCGATGTCTTTTGTATGCTTGTGCCGCCTCCGAATCAAAGAAATTATATCCCGCTGATTTGCATGCTTTTGTTTGATACCTTGCACCCCTTCCGTGGGTGTTCGATGCAGTTGTTTGATGGGCAGTGGCCAACCCACCACTGCACTGGTATTACCTTACCCGTTACCACTGGGGTGGTATCCATCCCAATTCAATGAATCCAAGCAATTAATTCTACTCCAGTCCAGACAAAAATATGCATGATTTCTTTGCATAATAATACATTCTACTGTATTGTACTCTTGTGAGTGAAGTGGCATGCACCAATCAATCAGAAAAGGCTACTAGAAAACATGGATGCATCCATAGATACTCTTTCACTGATTTTGTGTGAATGTCTGAGCTGAGCTCATTTGTTTGACCATTGGATGATTGAAAAGAACTGACCTAACCTCGCTAGTGGTCTGATACTGGAGCCATTGTACAGGGGGACTTTTATGCCAAGTTCACCATTCGCAATAAATCTAATAGTTTCCAATAGATGTTGTATGCTTTGTATCGACTGCCTCAACATGACCAAGAAGAGACTTTCTTGGTCAAAATGGTCAACTCGTGCGCCAAAGGAACACTACCTATGCTAATCGTTGTTGATTTCAATATAATGTGGCATCCCGAGGATAAAACACAAAGATAGCTTTGAGACCAAATGGCCGAACTTATTTAATGTTATCACTGAGGTTATCCATTTACGTAAATCTGAAATGTATGGACAACAATATATATGAGCAAATACAAGAAATTGGACATTGTAACTTATGACTATAGAGTGGGAAGTAAATTTCTTTCCAAAAGAAACCAATCGGATCATACACCGCTGGTTCTTAACACCGGTTTTGCGCACCACTCATGGAAATAACCAACATCTGTTTAAATTTGAGAGGGGTTGGTTAAGCCGGGATGGTTTTTTTTGAGATTGTGGCCGATATTTGGCTGTCTAAACAACGAGGCAATACCATGATGAAATGATggcaaaagaaagagaaagaaaaaaaaatcatctctatgattgaggCCATTGATAGAAAAGCGGAGAACGTTGGATAATGAAATTAACATGAAGCAATACCTTCATGAGAGGTTAGACCAGTTACTTAGCATCGAGGATTTGATACTTGATTGCCTATTGTTACGGTATCGAAAATAGGGATACATGTGGAGTTGATGAAGTGTACCACGAATAGAGACACATAGTTTACATAGATTCAAGCCTCCGACTTGGGTAAAAGTTCTTAGTCGTGCCTTGCCTTGATTATTCTTGGATCACATATTACAATGTGGATGTAGATGAGTCTAATCCTGAATTAGGTGATTTTTGGTGTGTCTAAGGCTTAAGACCTAGTCGACTAGGGAGTTACTTTTGTCATGGATCTTTGATGGGCATTAGTCTTCTACTCGACTAGTCTTGAGGTTTCTGTGGCTTTGGAGATATAAAGGTGCAGATTGCGATTATGAGCTGTGATTGCCTAATTGCTTGATTGATATGACTTTGCGTTGTCTTGGACATACCCCTCTCCCCGCCTTATATACTCGGGGAAACCCTAACGTGATCCTACTCGGATATCTCGGTCGTGTCCTACTCGGATTGTTAGACTCTCGTAGATCTAGGAATCCTTCTCGAATAGTGGATAAATTCCATATCCGGGATGAGTAGCTTCCAAGTATATCATTTCCATATCTTACTTTGTGGCGGACACGACTAGTTCCGTATCAAATAAGATGTATTCCATCCTCATATATCTTTTATAGATATATGGAATATATAATATCAATTGTATATCCTCGTcacatagagaagaagaaattaaatgcTATGAATGAGCTAAAGTCAAAGATCTATTAGAGGGGGATGATAACACTCAATACTTCCATTTGGTGGCTAATGACAAACACTGAAAACAACTCATCTTCAAATTAGAACAAGAAGATAGGGTCATAGTCGGTATGTACAATTAAAAAGATACATCACTAAATACTATAAAGATATTTTTGGTCCactagatgattttttttatggtgtAAACTCACAGAGAGGACATTTCTTAAGTGAGCAATATTGAGAATTACTTCCTTACATCCCCATTTACTGAAAAAAGAAGTCAGGGATGTAATTTTTTAGATGGAGCATAATAAGTCTTCTTGCTCTGATGGCTTTCCAGCTGGTTTTATCAAGTATTATAGGAAATAATAAAAGGGGATCTTATGGTTCTATTTAATGAATTTCATGAATACCACCTACCTCTTTACTGTCTTAATTTTGGTGTGATCACTCTTTAGCTAAAGATTAATGATGCAAAGCAAATCCAGCAATATAGACCAACATATCTGCTTAATGTCAGCTTTAAAATATTTACTAAAGTTGACACTAACAAGATTAGCGGGATAGCTGGAAAAGCTATATGCCATCTCAAATGGCTTTCATGCTATGTAGAAATGTCATGGAGGGCGTGGAAATTCTTTATGAAATTATCCATGAGTTACATACCACAAAAGTGAGCCTATGATAAGGTTAAAAGGGTTTTTCTTCAACAAATATTACGAAAATGAAAGGGTTCTCACTTAAGTGATGTAAATGGATTGAAAATATTGTCATAGGGGGAGCATGGGTATCAAAGTCAATAGCGACATTGGTCACTACTTCTAAACGAAAATAGGATTATGTCAGGGTGATCCTATGTTCACCATCTTATTCAATATAGTAGTTGATATGCTTGTTGTATTAATTAAAAGAGCTAAGAACGATGGATAAATTAGTGGGGTTATACCACACCTGGTCGATGATGGCTTGTCTATCctacaatatgcagatgacatcATCATATTCATGGATCATAACTTGGACCAAGCtaagaacatgaagctattACTTTGTGTTTTCGAGCAAATGTCCGAACTTAAAATAAACTTTTATAAGAGCAAATTGTGTTGTTACGGTGAAGCCAAGGAATTTGAAGACCAATACACACATTTATTCAGATGTGATATTAGATAATACCCCTTCAGAAACCTGGGCATTACTATGAGTCATAAAAAGCTTAGGAACAATGATTGGGAGTTGAAGAACCATTTGAGAGAAGACTAAGTAGTTGGAAGGTCAAACACTTGTACTATAATGGTAGATTGGTCCTTATAAATTATATACTCAGTAGCTTACCTATGCTCATGATGTCATGTTTCGAAATACCGAGAGGAggcctaaaaaaactagactaTTTTGGGTCTAGATTCTTTTGGCAAAGGGAAAATTATAAGAAAAAAACATTTTGTGTCGACTCAAAAATCAAGGAGGGCTGGGCATTACAGACCTCAATATAAAAAACAAATGCATCCATAGTAAATTATCATTTAAATTACTAAGTGAGGATGGCGTTTAGTAAACCTtgcttagaaaaaaaaaaatgagctcAAAGACCTTATGACAGGCTCAAATAAAACATGTTGATTCACATTTCTGGAAAGGTCTTCTAAAGTTCAAAGatgatttttgttgttgttgttgttgttggtcatTTTAGATCAAAGATGGCTCACAAATGAGATTTTAGGAATACACTTGGGTAGGCTCAGCCCCTCAGTGAGCAATACCCAACTTTGTACAATATAGTACACTAAAAACATGCTACAATATCAGAAGTAATGTGTAATAATCCGTTACATGTATAATTCGGAAGATATTTAGTGGGAGAGAAACTCACTGCATGGCACAACCTGGTGGCCAAAGTTGCCCATGTCCAAATAACATAAGAAATGGATTTATTCATCTGGAATCTACATAAGAATGGCAAATTTTTGGTTCATTCTATGTATCATAATTTGATCAATCGGGATACACCTTTCTCACATAAGGTTATTTGGAAGCTTAATCTACtactgaagataaaaaaaattatgtagtaTCTATCTACAGCATGAAGTCATTTTAACTAAAGATAACATAGCAAAGATAAATTGGCATGGCAGTCAGAAGTGTTGTTTTTGCAACAATAATGATTTAACACCTATTTCCCGACTGCCAATTTGCTAGATCAATTTGGCGATTAGTCCAAATTACCATCGGGTTACCACAACCTAGATGCATCTCTCATATGCTTAGGGATTGGCTTTCGAGTATAGAGAAAAACCAAAAGAGAAACATATTGGCGGGGCATCGACTTTATATTGCGCGATATGGCTATGTTAAAATGATATAGTTTTTGACAAAGTAAAACATACATCTTTTATGCAGGTTGTTTTCAGGTAACATATCAGCTACGCTTCTGGGCGCTGCTGCAGCACGAGGCAAAGAAGAAGACTCATGTGTCATGCTTATCATTGGCGTGGAGTTATTCGCACCACATAGGTGAAAATTTAATAATAGACCTTGACATGTTTAATTTCCCCATTGATGTTATGATTTATTCTCCCGCAACCTCCTTGTTGCTAAAAATTGTAATGAGGATCAGGCTATatgcatttttaaaatatacagAGGCTGGAACGAActttccattattaaaaaaagctAGTAGTCTGATAAGTCCACAAAGAGGGCAACTTAACATAAGTGCAGCGTATGCCATGCATCACCAACCAAATTAACTTTGACAACTGATTGGGACTCGACAAAGTAAGTACAGTCTGTCTGATTGAAAGCCGCCTAACCAATCCTTCTCAATCAACAAGATCATAATAATAGCAGCACGATCAAGTGTAGTATCTGAATATGCCTTGTTTGCATCCTACAGTCAATGATCAAAGCAGTGTGCTACATCTAAAAAAACCAAGTATGCTAGCAATGTATGATAACCGAACCGAACCCAACCCAACCACGCATGCGGGGTCCCGTATATATATCGATCGGGCCTTTGCTAATTGCTCATCCCTGAAACCAAATCCAATGCCATTTCATCTCTgacctcctgctgctgctgctggaatcAAGAAGAGCGATGAGATGACCATCATCCCGGTCCCGGAGGTGTTGATGTGTCCCATCAGCCTGGACCTCCTGTCGGACCCCGTCACCCTGAGGAGCACCGGCCAGACGTACGACCGTGCCAGCATCCAGCGCTGGCTCCTCGCGGACGGCCACCGGACTTGCCCCGTCACCATGCAGCCGCTGCACGGCGAGTTCGACTTTGACACCGCGCTCGTCCCCAACCGCACGCTCAAACACCTCGTCGACCGATGGCTCCTCACCGGCTGCCCTGCCGACCTCTCTGAGTTGGCGTTGCCGGCCCTCAGGGACAACCTCCTGCAGCATCAGCTCCAACCTTCcggcaccgccaccaccaccttggtcGTCGAGACGCTCAGGATTGTGAGGTCGCTCTCCCCTGCTGGCTTCTGCCCCTTGCTGCTACGCTTGCTGCTGCTTCCTCAGGCTCAGGCTGAGAGTCAAGGCCACCACCAGAGTATGGGGACGATAGAAGATGAACAAGAAGAGGTGGTGGAGCTGGCGCTCGACTGCCTGATAGGGTCGCCGTCGACACAAGAGCTCGCAGGCGCTCTTCATGATGCCCTGACCAAGACCAACACCATGTCCTCCTCCTTTGTGCTACTCCTGAGTCAGCAGCAGGGTAGTGTCAAGGCCATGACGGGCTTATGCCGCGTCatcgcagccgcagccgcagcagcaGAAGAGGTGCGCATGCTCCTGGGCCAAACAGAGCAGTTCATGGCAGCTCTGGCCGGTCTTGTGCGTGACTCGAGCACTGCCAAGGCCGCGGCGGCAGAAGCTGCGCTGGTGGCCATGTCAAGCCTCTGCTCGTCGGAGCCGAGCTGGGCGACGGCGGTGGCAGCGGGCGCTGTCGACGCTCTCATCGCCTACATCTCGGCGGGTCCTAGAGCTGCAAAGAGCGTGATGACGTGCCTGCAGACGCTGGAGCTTCTGCTGAGCCTGGACGCCGGCAAGCAGGCCATGCACAGGCACCCCGATGCGGCCGCCGTCCTGGTCAAGATGGTGTTCCGGGTGCCGTCAAATCAGGGCGCTAGCGTCAGCGAGCACGCGGTCCGGTCGCTGCTCGTCGCGTGCCGCGAGTCGGCGAGGTTGCGTGTCGATGCAATCAACGCCGGGCTGCTcaagcagctgctgctgctgctgcaaagCCGGTGCAGCCCCGCGGCCAAGGCCAACGCCACGGCGCTGCTCAGGGCCGTCTGGGCTCACCATGCCGGCATGCTTCTCTAGATTACTGgatgccctctctctctctctctctctctctctctctctctctctctctctctctctctctctctctctctctctctagtcttTATCTTGCTATGTGTAAACTGTAGTCAGGTTGGTGTTCAACTCGTTTTCCAAACACTTATTCCATCATCAGGGAGCTTCCTTCCCATCATCGCGAAATATCAGTTAATTTAATTATGACGTCACATCAATAGAAATTTATGCAGACCGCAGGTCATCGCAATTCCAGCTAAACCGAAGGACACTGCACTTGGATTACAAATCCACAGTGGCCTTCAGATCTATTTCATTAAGGAGTGGAGTACAACATTACAACGACCCTCAAGTAAAGATGTTCAAATgggcggcccggcccggcccggcacgggcccagtcAGGCAAGGTCCGTTTtgggcacggcccgttacagcTCGTTAGCTAAACGGGTCGTGCCGTACCGGCCCACGTGCTGTGGTTGCAGCCCAGGCACGACCCGTTTAAGATCGGATCGTGCCGTGACGGTTCGTGGCACAATAGACCCATTAATATTTTTCTGGCCTGGCGGCCCGTTAACACGTGAAAATCCAGAAAAACATCAAAAAAACCGCCGAATGTAGGGATCGAACTCAAGATCTCATACATGAGAAGCAATGACTCTACCACCCTGTTAAGCATCTCTTTATGTATTAGggataaacaaattatataaaaccttagaaaaatagaaaaatttaaatgggtcgtgccgtgccgcagctccggcccaggcacggcccgcctAACCgtaccgtgccggcccggcccatttACTCTCATGCCGTGCCGTACCTAGGCCGGGCCATTTTTCCCGTGCCGCGGGCTGGCCCGTTAGACCCGGCCCAGTTGGCCATCTTTACCCTCAAGCCAGCTTGGCCAACATTACAACACCAAGACCAAAGGATACTACTCGTGGTATAAATTATGACCTATAATCAACGACGCAGAGAATGAACTAATACTACACCCTAAACCTCCAAACTGTTCGCCATCTGCAATAAACCCCGAGAACAATTCCTTCTTTGTGTACGTATGTATTTGGGTTGGTGGTGCCTTCGCAGCTCTTGGCTTCTCACGACCTCAAACCTGGGCAGGGGTCAGAAGGAGAGGAGCAGGTGCGACACGCCGTGGCATGGTGTCATGATGCCAGTTATAGCTCGCAGGGGGCGCAGCACGCCGAGCGACCACCACGGCCGGCTTGTGACCTTAGGGAACCTCCTTGGCATGGCAAGGAGGCTTCCAAGATAGTTGTTCTACAACTGCTCAGCGACCGAAAGCGTCTTGCTTTCCTGAGCCATGTCCAATCGGAAAATCACTTGTTTGGGAACTTGGAGCTGAGTTGCGGGTGTGGGCAAACCACTCGGTGAAGGAGATTGCAACAAAGAGTTACCCTCGGTCCACTTCAGCTACCCCTCTAGGGTGGTTGGTGCCATCGGAGCCAACGGCGGCGTGGTGCTGTCTAGAGCAATGTGGGAGGGGTGCGACGTGAGAGTGGCCGCCACCGGAGATGGCTAGGAAAACCCTAGATCACATTCACCTCTGGTGACCCCTCAAACGGCTCGCTGGTGTCGGGGGTGGCACGACTATGACTAAAGGAGGTGACCGACGATGGGAGTCACGAATGACGTGATGATATTAGATCTGGAAGGCAACTGGACCTTCGAGGGCATTGACTGATACATGGTCGTCGCAGTGGAGTGGGTGGAGGGCTCCAGCCCTCGAGGTGAGGAGTTCTAGAGCTGGACCACCTTTCTTTGTGTGCTGTCGGATGCGTATGTATCCATCTTCTTTGGCATGCGATGGCAAGGCATAGCGACGGGAGTAGGCCGACATAAGAGGTGGGCGCACTAGGGCTATAGTTCCAACTTGGCTGACGATACCTCATAGCGTTGGCACTGGGAGGGCAGCTAGCAACAGGGACCCTAGTGTGAGACACTGCCAACATCACGAGGGCACATCCTTTCTCGTGCGATGTcgtgggggagggggggggctCCTGCGTCGGAGAAGTGGCTGTCAGTGACGGCAGGGGAAACCCTAGTGCGGTTTGCCCCCATGTCACAAGAGCCCATCACCAGGAATTAGGGTTTGGGGATGCGAATTAGGGAATGAAAATGCAGCCTTCAGTTCTTCAGTTTCCGTGGGAGCAAATGTGAAATGCCCGAGTTATAGATCACAGATAAAAGCAAACTCCCtggtcacaaaaaaaaaaaaaatgacagacACACATTCGAAGTTCTTCCGAGGAGCAGACAATGAGGATGACAAAAGCATCCGGTGAAACAGAATTTTCATCAAAATGAGAAACAGCCAATTGTATTGTCAAGTAAAAGTTAAGTTCATACATTGTATAGCTGCTGCCAACGTAATGGAGAGGCTTGTTATGTGTACGCATGATTTCAAGATAGTAAATTTTAACATGACAATATACAAGACCAAAAGCAGAATAAATTGACACCGCAAGCTTATCACTTTATGCAACAAAGATATCATCATCCACAAGAGAACCCCGATTAGCATGACATACATGTTAACAGCAGCTGCTTGCGGCAGCGTCAGTTTCCGGCGGCTTCTGCTTGAAGAT harbors:
- the LOC133889637 gene encoding U-box domain-containing protein 25-like; amino-acid sequence: MTIIPVPEVLMCPISLDLLSDPVTLRSTGQTYDRASIQRWLLADGHRTCPVTMQPLHGEFDFDTALVPNRTLKHLVDRWLLTGCPADLSELALPALRDNLLQHQLQPSGTATTTLVVETLRIVRSLSPAGFCPLLLRLLLLPQAQAESQGHHQSMGTIEDEQEEVVELALDCLIGSPSTQELAGALHDALTKTNTMSSSFVLLLSQQQGSVKAMTGLCRVIAAAAAAAEEVRMLLGQTEQFMAALAGLVRDSSTAKAAAAEAALVAMSSLCSSEPSWATAVAAGAVDALIAYISAGPRAAKSVMTCLQTLELLLSLDAGKQAMHRHPDAAAVLVKMVFRVPSNQGASVSEHAVRSLLVACRESARLRVDAINAGLLKQLLLLLQSRCSPAAKANATALLRAVWAHHAGMLL